One window of the Stigmatella aurantiaca genome contains the following:
- a CDS encoding endonuclease/exonuclease/phosphatase family protein has product MSESPIRILSYNVRYFGHALRGLASTQGPKRRVSAALAALEPLPDVICLQEVETSSFRSSVAERRKVPGETQLQAFMGRMEEIFTAQGRTMPYDAFYFRAHHYKVRDFSLYTTGLAILVNRNTLRVDRHNVDAPAQITHHHVQRLKERKQSRICAHMRLARATDGRAFHVFNTHLSLPTPFAREFWATKDKMGCGVNQLHEARKLVALVTEHAQGEPFVVTGDFNSPPASPVFRYLCDEAQLTCAQATVGQINPALIRGFPTAGFMHLRMHLDHLFSGSGVRWLDMEETRPFGDVNSRFHGLSDHMPLIARFTLEGPSQQAV; this is encoded by the coding sequence ATGTCCGAGTCCCCCATCCGCATTCTCAGCTACAACGTCCGCTACTTTGGCCATGCGCTCCGGGGGCTGGCGAGCACGCAAGGCCCCAAGCGCCGGGTCTCCGCGGCGCTCGCCGCGTTGGAGCCGCTGCCGGACGTCATCTGCCTCCAGGAGGTGGAGACCTCCTCGTTCCGCAGCTCGGTGGCCGAGCGCCGCAAGGTGCCCGGCGAGACACAGCTCCAGGCCTTCATGGGCCGCATGGAGGAGATCTTCACCGCGCAGGGCCGCACCATGCCCTACGACGCGTTCTATTTCCGCGCCCACCACTACAAGGTGCGGGACTTCTCGCTCTACACCACGGGCCTGGCCATCCTGGTGAACCGCAACACCCTGCGCGTGGACCGGCACAACGTGGATGCGCCCGCGCAAATCACCCACCACCACGTGCAGCGGCTGAAGGAGCGCAAGCAGAGCCGCATCTGCGCGCACATGCGCCTGGCGCGCGCCACGGATGGGCGGGCCTTCCACGTCTTCAACACCCACCTGAGCCTGCCCACCCCTTTTGCCCGCGAGTTCTGGGCCACCAAGGACAAGATGGGCTGTGGCGTCAACCAGCTCCACGAGGCGCGCAAGCTGGTGGCGCTCGTGACGGAGCATGCCCAGGGCGAGCCCTTCGTGGTGACGGGGGACTTCAACTCCCCGCCCGCCTCGCCCGTGTTCCGCTACCTGTGTGACGAGGCCCAGCTCACGTGCGCCCAGGCCACCGTGGGGCAGATCAACCCCGCGCTCATCCGGGGCTTTCCCACCGCGGGCTTCATGCACCTGCGCATGCACCTGGACCACCTCTTCTCCGGCAGTGGCGTGCGCTGGCTGGACATGGAGGAGACGCGCCCCTTTGGGGACGTGAACAGCCGCTTCCATGGGCTGTCGGACCACATGCCGCTCATTGCCCGCTTCACCCTGGAGGGCCCGTCCCAGCAAGCCGTGTGA
- a CDS encoding AAA family ATPase encodes MTTPLSARFRGTDTYLSGESLQAAVDCALTLQRPLLVKGEPGTGKTLLAEAISSALGLRLIPWHVKSTTRAQDGLYLYDTVQRLYDSRFGDGDVKDIRRYIRLGPLGEAFASRERVVLLIDEVDKADLEFPNDLLHELDRMRFRIQETNDEVVATQRPVVVITSNNEKELPDAFLRRCVFHFIDFPDTELMRRIVAVHHPGLDEALTEQALKVFYELRGFSRLRKRPSTSELIDWISVLKASGVQSLKLEENLPFLGALLKKEQDLIAVAEAFGRGRKTRA; translated from the coding sequence ATGACGACGCCCCTTTCCGCCCGCTTCCGTGGAACCGACACGTACCTCTCCGGCGAGAGCCTCCAGGCCGCCGTGGACTGCGCGCTGACGCTTCAGCGCCCCCTGCTGGTGAAGGGCGAGCCCGGCACGGGCAAGACGCTCCTGGCGGAGGCCATCTCCAGCGCGCTCGGCCTGCGGCTCATCCCCTGGCACGTGAAGAGCACCACGCGCGCCCAGGACGGGCTCTACCTCTATGACACCGTGCAGCGCCTGTATGACTCGCGCTTCGGCGATGGGGACGTGAAGGACATCCGCCGCTACATCCGCCTGGGGCCGCTGGGCGAGGCGTTCGCCTCGCGCGAGCGCGTGGTGCTGCTCATCGACGAGGTGGACAAGGCGGACCTGGAGTTCCCCAACGACTTGCTCCACGAGCTGGACCGGATGCGCTTCCGCATCCAGGAGACGAACGACGAGGTGGTGGCCACGCAGCGCCCCGTGGTCGTCATCACCAGCAACAACGAGAAGGAGCTGCCGGATGCGTTCCTGCGCCGGTGCGTCTTCCACTTCATCGACTTTCCGGACACGGAGCTGATGCGCCGCATCGTCGCGGTGCACCACCCGGGGCTGGACGAGGCGCTGACGGAGCAGGCGCTGAAGGTGTTCTACGAGCTGCGCGGCTTCAGCCGGCTGCGCAAGCGCCCCTCCACGAGCGAGCTCATCGACTGGATTTCGGTGCTCAAGGCCAGCGGCGTGCAGAGCCTGAAGCTGGAGGAGAACCTGCCGTTTTTGGGCGCGCTCCTGAAGAAGGAGCAGGACCTCATCGCGGTGGCGGAGGCCTTCGGGCGCGGCCGCAAGACGCGGGCCTGA
- a CDS encoding vWA domain-containing protein has translation MFLPFLYELRRRGVPVGTQEALALAGALKAGLHDSSLDGFYHVARALLVHSEAHLDAFDQAFLAHFQGVESAGLELTRELLDWLKDARERRELSPEEQALLNSLDAAALEKLFQERLQEQRERHDGGNRWIGTGGSSPFGNGGHAQAGFRVGGTGGRQGSAIFSAGARKYQGYRDDLVLDTRQMEVALRKLRAFAREGMPDELDVDETIRATASNAGELEVVTRAPRRPNTRVVLLMDVGGSMDPYAALVSRLFSAAGRATHFKELRTYYFHNCVYGRLYATPQMTGGTTVPELIGQVGKHHKLVLVGDAFMAPYELSIRADAQGRYSPEGLEGLVWLMQLAQHFERSAWLNPEPPRLWLNSTISTIARVFPMFHLTVEGLGEAVGHLTRGRTPKGTTARR, from the coding sequence ATGTTCCTGCCCTTTCTCTATGAGCTGCGGCGGCGCGGGGTGCCCGTGGGCACGCAGGAGGCGCTGGCGCTGGCGGGCGCGCTGAAGGCGGGCCTGCACGACAGCAGCCTGGATGGCTTCTACCACGTGGCGCGCGCGCTCCTGGTGCACTCGGAGGCACACCTGGATGCCTTCGACCAGGCCTTCCTCGCGCACTTCCAGGGCGTGGAGTCCGCGGGGCTGGAGCTGACGCGCGAGCTGCTCGACTGGCTGAAGGACGCGCGCGAGCGGCGCGAGCTGTCCCCCGAGGAGCAGGCGCTGCTCAACTCCCTGGACGCGGCCGCGCTGGAGAAGCTCTTCCAGGAGCGGCTCCAGGAGCAGCGCGAGCGCCACGATGGGGGCAACCGGTGGATTGGCACCGGGGGCTCCTCGCCCTTCGGCAACGGGGGCCACGCGCAGGCGGGCTTCCGGGTGGGCGGCACCGGCGGGCGCCAGGGCTCGGCGATTTTCTCGGCCGGGGCGCGCAAGTACCAGGGCTACCGGGATGACCTGGTGCTGGACACGCGCCAGATGGAGGTGGCGCTGCGCAAGCTCCGGGCCTTCGCGCGCGAGGGGATGCCGGACGAGCTGGATGTGGACGAGACCATCCGCGCCACGGCGAGCAACGCGGGCGAGCTGGAGGTGGTGACGCGCGCGCCGCGCCGGCCCAACACGCGCGTGGTGCTGCTGATGGACGTGGGCGGCTCCATGGACCCGTACGCGGCGCTGGTGAGCCGGCTGTTCAGCGCGGCGGGCCGGGCCACGCACTTCAAGGAGCTGCGCACCTACTACTTCCACAACTGCGTGTACGGCCGGCTGTACGCCACCCCGCAGATGACCGGCGGCACCACGGTGCCGGAGCTCATTGGCCAGGTGGGCAAGCACCACAAGCTGGTGCTGGTGGGCGATGCCTTCATGGCCCCGTACGAGCTGAGCATCCGCGCGGACGCCCAGGGGCGCTACTCGCCCGAGGGGCTGGAGGGGCTCGTGTGGTTGATGCAGCTCGCACAGCACTTCGAGCGCAGCGCCTGGCTCAACCCCGAGCCGCCCCGGCTGTGGCTCAACTCCACCATCTCCACCATTGCCCGCGTCTTCCCCATGTTCCACCTCACCGTGGAAGGGCTGGGCGAGGCGGTGGGGCACCTGACGCGCGGCCGCACGCCGAAGGGGACGACGGCCCGGCGCTAG
- a CDS encoding Ig-like domain-containing protein: protein MNKLLLLTVGCVLLAGCSVDFTEPEGRSCDDTHACPANQICVELRCRPFEVPPPPDGGTPDSGTPDSGTPDSGTPSAVEVSVSPVSASLTPLGTWRFTATVSNADDTRVSWSVREGAAGGTIDATGLYTAPAQTGTYHVVATSVADPSRSASAVVSVASLPSNLALHFSADRLNGPTGELPADGARVASWADLSGQAHTLTQTEENRQPLFKARGLHGLPTVVFDGDTLGAGDYLRTAAFPSALPQPLTFFFVYRSPLTDVNKTLLDAPPGVGPNRARVQATIEPPGALQLYASKFSSPYLQKAAGSFYSVTAVFNGPSSRVRANGTEEAPSANRDPGTVGMGGLMLGGRQELTPDAFAATEFAEVLVFTRALNDSEIEQVETYLRGRYFP, encoded by the coding sequence ATGAACAAACTTCTGCTTCTCACCGTGGGTTGCGTGCTGCTGGCTGGGTGCTCGGTGGACTTCACCGAGCCCGAGGGGCGCAGCTGTGACGACACGCACGCCTGCCCCGCCAATCAGATCTGCGTGGAGCTGCGGTGCCGGCCCTTCGAGGTCCCCCCCCCGCCGGATGGCGGCACCCCGGACTCGGGCACCCCGGATTCGGGCACTCCGGACTCGGGCACCCCATCCGCCGTCGAGGTGAGCGTGAGCCCGGTGTCCGCGAGCCTCACGCCCTTGGGGACGTGGCGCTTCACGGCCACGGTGAGCAACGCGGACGACACGCGGGTGAGCTGGAGCGTCCGGGAGGGCGCCGCGGGTGGCACCATCGACGCCACCGGGCTGTACACCGCGCCGGCGCAGACGGGCACCTACCACGTGGTGGCCACGAGCGTGGCGGACCCCTCGCGCTCCGCCTCCGCGGTGGTGAGCGTGGCCTCGCTGCCCTCGAACCTGGCGCTGCACTTCTCGGCGGACCGGCTCAACGGCCCCACGGGCGAGCTGCCCGCGGACGGCGCCCGGGTGGCCTCCTGGGCGGACCTCTCGGGCCAGGCCCACACCCTGACCCAGACCGAGGAGAACCGGCAGCCGCTCTTCAAGGCCCGGGGGCTCCATGGGCTGCCCACGGTGGTGTTCGACGGGGACACGCTGGGCGCGGGGGACTACCTGCGCACGGCGGCCTTCCCGTCCGCGCTGCCGCAGCCGCTCACCTTCTTCTTCGTCTACCGCTCGCCGCTCACGGATGTGAACAAGACGCTGCTGGATGCGCCCCCGGGTGTGGGCCCCAACCGCGCCCGCGTCCAGGCCACCATCGAGCCGCCCGGCGCGCTGCAGCTCTACGCGAGCAAGTTCTCCAGCCCCTACCTGCAGAAGGCCGCCGGTTCCTTCTATTCCGTTACCGCCGTGTTCAATGGCCCCAGCTCGCGCGTGCGCGCCAACGGCACGGAGGAGGCGCCCTCGGCCAACCGGGACCCGGGCACGGTGGGCATGGGCGGGCTGATGCTCGGCGGCCGTCAGGAGCTGACCCCTGACGCCTTCGCCGCCACCGAGTTCGCCGAGGTGCTCGTCTTCACCCGCGCGCTGAACGACTCCGAAATCGAACAGGTCGAAACGTACCTGCGTGGCAGGTACTTCCCGTAA
- a CDS encoding serine/threonine protein kinase produces the protein MSTVAGVPTPEVQLGKYRLLKLLATGGMGEVFLARQEGPAGFAKTVVIKRMLAHLGRDPKFVEMFLNEARLAAELSHPNIVQIFELGEHAGTYFLAMEFIHGVNLRTLKRRMDERHLEVPAGLAAFICAQALKGLHYAHTLTDEAGKSMNIVHRDVSPDNVLVGFNGTVKMVDFGIAKASSSISTTNAGTVKGKYAYMSPDQLSGQKADPRTDVYAMGVVLYELLTGGRPFQGPSEGALVRSILQDTPKAPREVRPGLSPELEDITLRAIARNPQERFPSAESMATALEAYALGEGGMTPHKVKGLLRGLFGEEADIISAVGTRPKSGGSLNASPSSQVGSAAGQPGTSSALKKTGDAPQQTSAQWVNVDLSTHFTVSIAEVPLPPPPSAAAVPAPPQAKRRWVPWLVAGGGVAALLVGAGVTLPALREPAVAPPARVSLQRLEHVDPKASPPAPVAVDTAALPQSPPPEAVAATTPAAQAQAAPEEDDPEENAPEEATAPEAPRAPAAKRAARPAKHASGTVSLRVNPWAEVLYAGKSLGVTPMAPFELPSGTHTLTLVNQDLDVKRKVRVVVPASKQVVLRINLLDGM, from the coding sequence ATGTCCACCGTCGCCGGCGTCCCCACGCCCGAAGTCCAACTCGGCAAGTACCGCCTGCTGAAGCTGCTGGCCACCGGCGGCATGGGCGAGGTGTTCCTGGCGCGCCAGGAAGGGCCCGCGGGCTTCGCGAAGACCGTGGTCATCAAGCGCATGCTGGCGCACCTGGGGAGGGATCCGAAGTTCGTGGAGATGTTCCTCAACGAGGCGCGGCTCGCGGCGGAGCTGTCCCACCCGAACATCGTCCAAATCTTCGAGCTGGGAGAGCACGCCGGCACCTACTTCCTGGCCATGGAGTTCATCCACGGGGTGAACCTGCGCACGCTCAAGCGCCGCATGGATGAGCGGCACCTGGAGGTGCCCGCGGGCCTGGCGGCGTTCATCTGCGCCCAGGCGCTCAAGGGGCTGCACTACGCGCACACGCTCACGGACGAGGCCGGCAAGTCGATGAACATCGTCCACCGGGACGTGAGCCCGGACAACGTGCTCGTCGGCTTCAACGGCACGGTGAAGATGGTGGACTTCGGCATCGCCAAGGCCTCCAGCTCCATCTCCACCACCAACGCGGGCACGGTGAAGGGCAAGTACGCGTACATGTCCCCCGATCAGCTCAGCGGGCAGAAGGCGGATCCGCGCACGGACGTGTACGCGATGGGCGTCGTGCTCTACGAGCTCCTCACCGGGGGCCGGCCGTTCCAGGGCCCCTCGGAGGGGGCGCTCGTGCGCTCCATCCTCCAGGACACGCCCAAGGCACCCCGGGAGGTGCGCCCGGGCCTCTCCCCGGAGCTGGAGGACATCACCCTGCGCGCCATCGCGCGCAACCCACAGGAGCGCTTCCCGAGCGCCGAGAGCATGGCCACGGCGCTGGAGGCCTACGCGCTGGGCGAGGGGGGCATGACGCCGCACAAGGTGAAGGGGCTGCTGCGCGGCCTGTTCGGCGAGGAGGCCGACATCATCTCCGCGGTGGGCACGCGGCCGAAGTCCGGCGGCTCGCTCAACGCCTCCCCGAGTTCCCAGGTGGGCAGTGCCGCGGGCCAACCGGGCACCTCCTCGGCGCTGAAGAAGACGGGCGATGCGCCGCAGCAGACCTCGGCGCAGTGGGTGAACGTGGATCTCTCCACCCACTTCACGGTCTCCATCGCCGAGGTGCCCCTGCCGCCGCCGCCGTCCGCGGCCGCCGTGCCCGCGCCGCCACAGGCCAAGCGCCGGTGGGTTCCCTGGCTCGTGGCGGGAGGCGGCGTGGCCGCGCTGCTGGTGGGCGCGGGCGTGACGCTGCCGGCGCTGCGAGAGCCCGCCGTGGCGCCCCCGGCCCGGGTCTCGCTCCAGAGGCTGGAGCACGTGGACCCGAAGGCCTCGCCCCCGGCGCCCGTGGCGGTGGACACGGCGGCCCTGCCCCAGAGTCCTCCGCCCGAGGCGGTTGCGGCAACCACGCCCGCCGCGCAGGCACAGGCCGCCCCCGAGGAGGACGACCCTGAGGAGAACGCCCCCGAGGAGGCCACCGCTCCGGAAGCCCCCCGGGCCCCCGCGGCCAAGCGCGCGGCGCGCCCTGCCAAGCACGCCTCGGGCACCGTGTCGCTGCGGGTGAACCCGTGGGCGGAGGTGCTCTACGCGGGCAAGTCGCTGGGGGTGACGCCGATGGCGCCCTTCGAGCTGCCCAGCGGCACGCACACGCTCACGCTGGTGAACCAGGATCTCGACGTGAAGCGCAAGGTGCGGGTGGTGGTGCCCGCGAGCAAGCAGGTGGTGCTGCGCATCAACCTGCTCGA